The Devosia sp. YIM 151766 genome includes a region encoding these proteins:
- a CDS encoding superoxide dismutase, translating to MTTFELPPLPYAYDALGEYMSAETLEYHHDKHHQAYVTNGNNLLKDSGLEGKSLEEIVKQSFGTNAGLFNNAGQHYNHLHFWNWMKPNGGGKSLPGKLQAAIDADLGGYDKFRADFLQAGTTQFGSGWAWLSVGKDGKLEVTKTPNGESPLVHGGKPILGVDVWEHSYYIDYRNARPKYLEAFVDNLVNWDYVEKLYGEATA from the coding sequence ATGACCACTTTCGAACTGCCGCCCCTGCCCTATGCCTATGATGCGCTGGGCGAATACATGTCGGCGGAAACCCTCGAATATCACCACGACAAGCACCATCAGGCCTACGTGACCAATGGCAATAACCTGCTCAAGGATTCCGGTCTGGAAGGCAAGTCGCTGGAAGAGATCGTCAAGCAGAGCTTCGGCACCAATGCCGGCCTCTTCAACAATGCCGGCCAGCACTACAACCACCTGCATTTCTGGAACTGGATGAAGCCCAATGGCGGCGGCAAGTCGCTGCCGGGCAAGCTCCAGGCGGCCATCGACGCCGATCTGGGCGGCTATGACAAGTTCCGCGCCGATTTCCTCCAGGCTGGCACCACCCAGTTCGGGTCCGGCTGGGCCTGGCTCTCGGTCGGCAAGGACGGCAAGCTCGAAGTCACCAAGACCCCGAACGGCGAATCCCCGCTGGTTCATGGCGGCAAGCCGATTCTGGGCGTCGATGTGTGGGAGCATTCCTATTATATCGACTACCGCAATGCCCGCCCGAAATATCTCGAAGCCTTCGTCGACAATCTCGTCAACTGGGACTATGTCGAAAAGCTCTATGGCGAGGCGACCGCCTGA
- a CDS encoding helicase HerA-like domain-containing protein: MLVDGKIFLGTSERPEYLNLKYANRHGLITGATGTGKTVSLQVLAEGFSAAGVPVFAADIKGDLSGIGKMGKAQDWQSQRAGEIGFDDFRDDVYPTMFWDLFGKQGHPVRATISEMGPVLLSRILDLNDIQEGVLNIAFRVADEEGLLLLDLKDLRALLADLQERAKEISGRYGNVTTASIGAIQRALLVLDQQGADNFFGERALEIADLMRKDVDGRGFVSILAADQLMQSPRLYATFLLWLLSELFEELPEVGDPDKPKLVFFFDEAHLLFDGAPKALIDKVEQVVKLIRSKGVGVYFVTQNPVDIPESVLAQLANRVQHALRAYTPREQKAVRVAADTFRPNPAFSTAEAITQLGIGEALVSVLEDKGVPSMVGRTFIRPPSAQVGPISPAEREAIMAASPVGGLYDTIIDRESAYEILQKRARDKQLEDERSRYEAEQRAEAERQAKERERAAKAAAPRRSTRQTPVEAATTSFVRTVANTLGRELVRGILGGIKGRR; encoded by the coding sequence ATGCTCGTTGACGGCAAGATTTTTCTCGGAACCAGCGAGCGGCCGGAATATCTCAACCTCAAATATGCCAACCGCCATGGCCTGATCACCGGGGCCACCGGCACCGGCAAGACGGTGAGCCTGCAAGTGCTGGCCGAAGGGTTTTCGGCGGCCGGCGTGCCGGTCTTTGCCGCCGACATCAAGGGCGACCTTTCGGGTATCGGCAAGATGGGCAAGGCTCAGGACTGGCAGAGCCAGCGCGCCGGCGAGATCGGCTTCGACGATTTCCGGGACGATGTCTATCCGACGATGTTCTGGGACCTGTTCGGCAAGCAGGGACACCCGGTGCGCGCCACCATTTCGGAAATGGGCCCGGTGCTTTTGAGCCGCATCCTCGACCTCAACGATATTCAGGAAGGCGTCTTGAACATTGCCTTCCGTGTGGCCGACGAGGAAGGATTGCTGCTGCTCGATCTCAAGGACCTGCGCGCCTTGCTGGCCGATCTGCAGGAGCGGGCCAAGGAGATTTCCGGGCGTTACGGCAATGTGACCACCGCCTCCATCGGCGCTATCCAGCGGGCGCTGCTAGTGCTGGACCAGCAGGGGGCGGATAATTTCTTCGGCGAGCGGGCGCTGGAGATCGCCGACCTGATGCGGAAGGACGTCGACGGGCGCGGCTTCGTCTCCATCCTGGCGGCGGACCAATTGATGCAATCGCCCCGGCTCTATGCGACCTTCCTCCTGTGGCTGCTGTCGGAATTGTTCGAGGAATTGCCGGAAGTGGGCGATCCGGACAAGCCGAAGCTGGTCTTCTTCTTCGACGAGGCGCATCTGCTGTTCGACGGGGCGCCCAAGGCGCTGATCGACAAGGTCGAGCAGGTGGTCAAGCTCATCCGCTCCAAGGGCGTGGGCGTCTATTTCGTCACCCAGAACCCCGTCGACATTCCCGAAAGCGTGCTGGCGCAGCTGGCCAATCGCGTTCAGCATGCGCTGCGCGCCTATACGCCGCGCGAGCAGAAGGCGGTGAGGGTGGCGGCCGATACGTTCCGGCCCAATCCTGCCTTTTCGACCGCCGAGGCGATCACCCAGCTGGGGATCGGCGAGGCGCTGGTTTCGGTGCTGGAAGACAAAGGGGTGCCCTCCATGGTCGGCCGCACCTTCATCCGCCCGCCCTCGGCGCAGGTCGGGCCGATCAGCCCGGCGGAACGCGAGGCGATCATGGCCGCTTCGCCGGTCGGCGGCCTTTACGACACGATTATCGACCGGGAATCGGCTTACGAAATCCTGCAAAAGCGGGCGCGCGACAAGCAGCTCGAAGACGAGCGCAGCCGCTATGAGGCCGAGCAGCGCGCCGAAGCCGAGCGGCAGGCCAAGGAGCGCGAACGGGCCGCAAAGGCCGCCGCACCCCGTCGCAGCACCCGGCAGACCCCGGTGGAAGCCGCGACGACCTCCTTCGTCCGCACCGTCGCCAATACGCTGGGCCGCGAATTGGTGCGCGGCATTCTCGGCGGCATCAAGGGGCGGCGCTGA
- a CDS encoding YbaN family protein, protein MLRPIYLMAGLVMLALGIIGAFLPLMPTTIFLIMATWFFARSSPRLENWLLNHRRFGPVIRDWRDSGAISPRSKVLACSGIALGIVFFWIGAKPGYWLWLAGSAFMGGSAAFVLSRPNAGTARRVRAE, encoded by the coding sequence ATGTTGAGACCCATTTACCTGATGGCCGGCCTTGTCATGCTGGCCCTTGGCATTATCGGCGCCTTCCTGCCGCTGATGCCGACGACGATCTTCCTCATCATGGCGACCTGGTTCTTTGCCCGCTCGTCGCCACGCCTCGAAAACTGGCTGCTGAACCATCGCCGGTTCGGCCCGGTCATTCGCGACTGGCGCGATAGCGGCGCCATCTCACCCCGGTCCAAGGTCCTGGCCTGTAGCGGCATCGCCCTGGGCATCGTCTTTTTCTGGATCGGGGCCAAGCCCGGCTATTGGCTCTGGCTGGCCGGCTCCGCCTTCATGGGCGGCAGCGCCGCCTTCGTGCTGTCGCGCCCCAATGCCGGGACCGCGCGCAGGGTTCGGGCGGAATAA
- a CDS encoding S9 family peptidase — MTTAKPPVAKRVAHTHIHHAVERSDPYAWLRADNWQEVMQKPETLDPEIRAYLDAENDYYEARFGQPTAELQDAIYREIRGRIKEDDSGVPAPDGPWAYNTRMLEGKQYPQIVRTPRNGGDETVLLDCNVEAGDEYFGFAGASHDPSHRILAWAADRAGSEYYDIVLRDLATGKDSDEVIRETAGSYVWSNDSRSIYYTEYDDNHRPYRIRRHEIGTEQAADPVIYEEQDSGFFVGIGKTLSDKFLVIDAHDHQTSEIWLIDADKGGEPRLVAPRLTDREYEIDERDGVLYIRTNADGAEDYKIVTAPTDNPGAENWTDLLPHREGVLVLDIALLKNHMLRLEREDGLPRIVARDLRSGKEEIVRFAEEAYSLGMATGYEFDTSVFRLTYSSPTTPSQVFDIDLETGARTLLKTQEVPSGHDPAAYETRRLFAEADDGEQVPVTLLYRKGIELNGANPALLYGYGAYGMSMPAAFSVSVLSLVDRGFVYAVAHIRGGMEKGYRWYRQGRREHKSNTFTDFIAAAEMLIAEGYTAKGRIVAQGGSAGGMLMGAIANMRPDLWGGIIAQVPFVDVLNTMLDDTLPLTPPEWPEWGNPITSPDDYRRIAAYAPYEAVSAQAYPPILALAGLTDPRVTYWEPAKWVAKLRATKSGDAPLYLKTNMGAGHAGASGRFDRLKETAQCYAFAIKSAGLDT; from the coding sequence ATGACCACGGCCAAGCCCCCCGTCGCCAAGCGCGTTGCCCATACGCATATTCACCACGCTGTCGAGCGCAGCGACCCCTATGCCTGGCTGCGGGCCGACAATTGGCAGGAAGTGATGCAGAAGCCGGAAACGCTCGATCCGGAGATTCGCGCCTATCTCGACGCCGAGAACGATTATTACGAAGCCCGGTTCGGCCAGCCGACGGCAGAGTTGCAGGACGCGATCTATAGGGAAATCCGCGGGCGCATCAAGGAAGACGATAGCGGCGTCCCCGCCCCCGATGGGCCATGGGCCTATAATACCCGCATGCTGGAGGGAAAGCAGTATCCGCAGATCGTCCGCACGCCAAGGAATGGCGGCGACGAGACCGTCCTGCTCGACTGCAATGTGGAGGCGGGCGACGAGTATTTCGGCTTTGCCGGCGCCAGCCATGACCCGTCCCACCGCATTCTCGCCTGGGCCGCCGATCGGGCCGGCTCGGAATATTACGACATCGTGCTGCGCGATCTCGCCACCGGCAAGGACAGCGACGAGGTGATCCGGGAAACCGCCGGCTCCTATGTCTGGTCCAATGACAGCCGCTCGATCTACTATACCGAATATGATGACAATCACCGCCCCTACCGCATCCGTCGCCACGAGATCGGCACCGAGCAAGCGGCGGACCCGGTCATCTATGAGGAACAGGATTCCGGTTTCTTCGTCGGCATCGGCAAGACCCTGTCGGATAAATTCCTGGTCATCGACGCCCATGATCACCAGACCAGCGAAATCTGGCTGATCGATGCCGACAAGGGCGGCGAGCCGCGCCTCGTCGCGCCCCGCCTCACCGACCGCGAATATGAAATCGATGAGCGCGACGGCGTCCTCTATATCCGCACCAATGCCGATGGCGCCGAAGACTACAAGATCGTTACCGCGCCGACCGACAATCCCGGCGCCGAAAACTGGACCGATCTGCTGCCCCATCGCGAAGGCGTGCTGGTTCTCGACATTGCGCTGCTCAAGAACCACATGCTGCGCCTCGAACGCGAAGACGGGCTGCCGCGCATCGTCGCCCGCGATCTGCGCAGCGGCAAGGAGGAAATCGTTCGCTTCGCGGAAGAAGCCTATTCGCTGGGCATGGCGACCGGCTACGAATTCGATACCAGCGTTTTCCGCCTGACCTATTCCTCGCCGACAACGCCGAGCCAGGTGTTCGACATCGATCTCGAAACCGGCGCGCGTACCCTGCTCAAGACCCAGGAAGTGCCCTCGGGACACGATCCGGCCGCTTACGAGACGCGACGTCTGTTCGCCGAGGCGGATGACGGCGAGCAGGTCCCCGTCACCCTGCTCTATCGCAAGGGCATCGAGCTGAATGGCGCCAATCCCGCTTTGCTCTATGGTTATGGCGCCTATGGCATGTCGATGCCGGCGGCGTTCTCGGTCTCGGTCCTGTCGCTGGTCGATCGCGGCTTCGTCTATGCCGTGGCCCATATCCGGGGCGGCATGGAAAAGGGCTATCGCTGGTACAGGCAGGGCCGGCGCGAGCACAAATCCAACACCTTCACCGATTTCATCGCCGCCGCCGAAATGCTGATTGCCGAGGGCTATACCGCCAAGGGCAGGATCGTCGCCCAGGGCGGCTCCGCCGGCGGCATGCTGATGGGGGCCATCGCCAATATGCGGCCCGATCTATGGGGCGGCATCATCGCCCAGGTGCCTTTTGTCGACGTGCTCAATACCATGCTCGACGACACATTGCCCCTCACCCCGCCGGAATGGCCTGAATGGGGCAATCCGATCACCTCGCCGGACGATTACCGCCGCATCGCCGCCTATGCGCCCTATGAAGCGGTCAGCGCCCAGGCCTATCCGCCGATCCTGGCGCTGGCCGGTCTCACCGATCCGCGGGTCACCTATTGGGAACCGGCCAAATGGGTGGCCAAGCTCCGGGCAACCAAGTCGGGCGACGCGCCATTATACCTCAAGACCAATATGGGCGCCGGCCATGCCGGTGCTTCCGGTCGCTTCGACCGTCTCAAGGAGACCGCACAGTGCTACGCCTTTGCGATAAAGTCGGCGGGATTGGACACTTAG
- a CDS encoding response regulator: MTATGKRIAILAANPALTAVLTMVVAGDSRLRVRPFESEAELFAYMRIAPLDMLVVDFDREGRPAYEMVEAIRLDPSCVSRELPVIALTRAITPPMRQQAISAGIDEVVVKPMSPRHLLQRVQARLINRSVVGALGFGYRGPERRDRVPMPPMRHKPARRFTDNVVPLFPDRRAKRPELGPLA; encoded by the coding sequence GTGACCGCAACCGGCAAGAGAATTGCCATTCTGGCCGCAAATCCGGCCCTTACCGCCGTGTTGACCATGGTGGTTGCCGGCGACTCACGCCTGCGGGTTCGCCCCTTCGAGAGCGAGGCGGAGCTGTTCGCCTATATGCGCATCGCCCCGCTGGACATGCTGGTGGTGGATTTCGACCGCGAGGGCCGTCCGGCCTATGAGATGGTCGAGGCCATCCGGCTGGACCCGTCCTGCGTCTCGCGTGAACTGCCGGTCATCGCCTTGACCCGCGCCATCACCCCGCCCATGCGCCAGCAGGCGATCAGCGCCGGCATCGATGAAGTGGTGGTCAAGCCGATGTCGCCGCGCCATCTGCTGCAACGGGTGCAGGCGCGGCTGATCAATCGCAGCGTCGTCGGCGCCCTCGGCTTCGGCTATCGCGGCCCCGAACGGCGGGACCGCGTCCCCATGCCGCCCATGCGCCACAAGCCGGCCCGCCGCTTCACCGACAATGTCGTGCCGCTCTTCCCCGACCGCCGGGCCAAACGGCCGGAACTGGGACCGCTGGCTTAA